From the genome of Leptodactylus fuscus isolate aLepFus1 chromosome 1, aLepFus1.hap2, whole genome shotgun sequence, one region includes:
- the MRPL52 gene encoding large ribosomal subunit protein mL52, translating into MAAPMLVTRLQSGLYHSLAQYPWKRSLHSSVVLCAGQDWRIRHSFARSGSEYGPLTDLPDWSFADGRPAPLWKAQIRRKEENKELASRIVMLSNEIDEGMKNWKEKQERIKEQQLLKQKNQLKTKAVFKKNSKS; encoded by the exons TGACCCGTCTGCAGTCAGGGCTGTACCACAGTTTAGCACAGTACCCATGGAAGAGAAGTCTGCATAGTAGTGTAGTATTGTGTGCTGGACAGGACTGGAGAATTAG GCATAGTTTTGCTCGCAGTGGTTCAGAATATGGTCCCTTAACAGATCTTCCAGATTGGAGTTTTGCAG ATGGACGACCAGCTCCTCTATGGAAAGCACAGATCAGGAGAAAAGAGGAGAACAAAGAACTGGCT AGTCGTATTGTCATGCTTAGTAATGAAATCGATGAAGGAATGAAAAATTGGAAAGAGAAACAGGAGCGTATCAAAGAGCAACAGCTTTTGAAACAGAAGAATCAGCTAAAAACCAAGGCTGTATT